The Glycine soja cultivar W05 chromosome 8, ASM419377v2, whole genome shotgun sequence genome has a window encoding:
- the LOC114424446 gene encoding NAC domain-containing protein 92-like, which produces MEEKLPPGFKFHPTDEELITYYLLRKVSDVDFTSKAVAVVDLNKSEPWDLPGKASMGEKEWYFFSLKDRKYPTGLRTNRATESGYWKTTGKDKEIFGGGVLIGMKKTLVFYMGRAPRGEKSNWVMHEYRLANKQPYRSSKEEWVICRVFQKSSAPKKPQQTSSSQPSQESPTSMVNEFGDVDLPNLNSIANSSSSFTNNIAYNINGDPSNAVNTNMNLTMNWPSGFLNPNLSVNSLLLKASQLRNTYQQREAATSSDHHFATYVPQGFSHNNTIGTEHHLMTPNLSATSSSSKALEYSCVPQQEQPFNMDSIW; this is translated from the exons ATGGAAGAAAAGCTACCTCCTGGGTTCAAGTTCCACCCCACAGACGAAGAACTCAtcacatattatttattaaggaAAGTGTCCGATGTTGACTTCACATCCAAAGCTGTAGCAGTTGTTGATCTCAATAAATCTGAACCTTGGGACCTCCCAG GTAAGGCATCGATGGGCGAGAAGGAATGGTATTTCTTCAGCTTGAAAGATCGGAAATATCCAACTGGGCTTCGAACCAACCGAGCCACTGAATCAGGGTATTGGAAAACCACAGGAAAAGATAAGGAAATATTTGGTGGTGGAGTTTTGATAGGGATGAAGAAAACCTTAGTCTTTTATATGGGCAGAGCTCCTAGGGGTGAGAAAAGTAACTGGGTTATGCACGAATATAGGCTTGCAAACAAACAACCCTATAGATCTTCAAAG GAAGAATGGGTGATTTGCAGAGTCTTCCAAAAGAGCTCAGCACCCAAGAAACCACAGCAGACATCCTCTTCCCAACCATCTCAAGAGTCTCCTACCTCAATGGTCAACGAATTTGGTGATGTTGACCTACCAAATCTAAATAGCATTGCAAATTCATCCAGTAGCTTCACCAATAATATTGCATACAATATTAATGGTGATCCTAGCAATGCTGTTAACACCAATATGAACTTGACCATGAATTGGCCTTCTGGATTTCTGAATCCAAACCTTTCTGTGAATTCATTGCTTCTCAAGGCATCACAGCTTAGAAATACTTATCAACAAAGAGAAGCTGCGACCAGTAGTGATCATCACTTTGCAACATATGTTCCTCAAGGATTTTCTCACAATAATACTATTGGAACTGAACATCACCTCATGACTCCAAATCTCAGtgctacttcttcttcttccaaagCTTTAGAGTATTCTTGTGTGCCGCAGCAGGAGCAACCATTTAATATGGACTCCATTTGGTGA
- the LOC114422155 gene encoding cleavage stimulating factor 64-like has product MAGKQVGEGLPANLAGMSKNQLYDIMSQMKNLIEQNQQQARQILIQNPMLTKALFQAQIMLGMVQAPQVVPKVQPMVSQNNQQPVQPTQQPNIQPAPLLPGHGGAQDQAGVSQTQIPLRKHQNQPSVPVSSAVPAARHQSQPMAAHSLPMPQHPKGHPTPQMALVSLPQSSQLPNIPPPSLQSSSQPLHPTQMATASSQLQQPMQTSGFPPLQPPLPPQIRPTALPTFHPQYPPQMVANMGFQHAGASHNLPQSMFHPGTKPSASVGSTFPQGQTPLPGQPSSQPPYQVGNMPLGPDFGNQAGNAMQVDRGSSWMLGPSENLAHLSGPPGPPSVVSGQMGAAAKQPLRPPGLTPEMEKALLQQVMSLTPEQINLLPPEQRNQVLQLQQMLRQ; this is encoded by the exons ATGGCCGGAAAACAGGTCGGCGAGGGTTTACCGGCGAACCTCGCTGGAATGTCAAAGAATCAGCTCTACGATATCATGTCTCAGATGAAG AATCTGATCGAACAGAACCAGCAACAGGCCAGGCAGATCCTCATCCAAAATCCTATGTTAACCAAAGCGCTTTTCCAG GCACAAATTATGCTTGGAATGGTGCAAGCACCTCAAGTG GTTCCAAAAGTTCAGCCAATGGTTTCACAGAACAATCAGCAGCCAGTACAACCAACACAACAGCCAAATATTCAGCCTGCTCCATTATTGCCTGGGCATGGTGGTGCACAGGATCAAGCAGGTGTATCTCAAACCCAAATTCCTCTGAGGAAACACCAGAACCAACCTTCAGTGCCAGTTTCATCTGCTGTTCCTGCAGCGAGGCATCAATCTCAGCCCATGGCTGCACATTCCTTGCCAATGCCACAACATCCTAAAGGACATCCAACTCCCCAAATGGCTCTAGTGTCTCTTCCACAATCATCACAACTTCCAAACATACCTCCACCTTCTCTTCAATCATCATCACAGCCTCTTCATCCAACTCAAATGGCAACTGCTTCCAGTCAGTTACAGCAACCAATGCAGACATCGGGGTTTCCACCTCTGCAACCACCGCTGCCACCGCAGATCAGACCAACTGCCTTGCCAACCTTCCATCCCCAGTATCCCCCACAAATGGTTGCAAACATGGGTTTCCAACATGCTGGTGCTTCTCACAATCTTCCGCAATCGATGTTTCAT CCTGGTACAAAACCTTCTGCTAGTGTTGGGTCCACATTCCCACAGGGGCAGACACCACTTCCAGGTCAACCATCATCTCAGCCACCTTATCAG GTTGGGAATATGCCTTTAGGGCCTGATTTTGGCAACCAAGCTGGAAATGCTATGCAAGTAGACAGAGGGTCTTCTTGGATGCTTGGTCCCTCAGAAAACCTAGCACATCTATCTGGTCCTCCTGGACCACCATCTGTAGTTTCTGGTCAGATGGGTGCTGCTGCTAAGCAGCCTCTTCGGCCTCCTGGG TTGACACCGGAGATGGAGAAGGCACTGCTTCAGCAGGTCATGAGCCTCACACCAGAGCAGATAAATCTCCTGCCTCCAGAACAAAGAAATCAAGTGCTGCAGCTACAACAGATGTTGCGTCAATGA
- the LOC114424460 gene encoding uncharacterized protein LOC114424460 — protein sequence MLLCPKEEALVKLFYNVVSSPFQLLFLILFSSSVFLVTFLTFTGRFPLIQRDQEYEYVYTEDEEEEEEENQEGYSCVDSNERLQVTCGKETHVFLQNDEGHQRTHSYSEEFISHEESLNEEESEEKHYSEMLSLHNSPQVSDLENEEVETIQVDFPERDPDSVPNSAQVERRTTSPISLSAYKRNKNRDDDHVSIEIIKNKKVQETNLARDERFFVFASTQLQSKKLMIEEKDDESSKWKSSIIGRDSDTEDEFSCSSRSCPKWESYTLFQKYDEEMAILDRISAQKLHETESLRSIQMSPRSMSERIVYKFQNMNKKPAEAGHNPYHELEAAYVAQICLTWEALSWNYKNFRSKHASHQDHDTGCSATVVQQFQQFQVLLQRYIENEPYENGRRPEIFARMRLLAPKLLLVPEYQDLEEDQKDGGFQCKISSASFLKIMEDGIKTFMNFLKNDKEKPCQILAAYFRRKQRGTVDPTLLRLMKKVNQKKRVKVKDLNHAGKCLRKRKLKVEKDMDILMALIDLKVVSRVLRMNDLSEEQLHWCEEKMSKVRIMEGKLQRDYSTPLFFPSH from the exons ATGCTGCTATGTCCCAAAGAAGAAGCACTTGTTAAACTCTTCTACAATGTCGTCTCAAGCCCTTTCCAGCTTCTCTTCCTCATTCTCTTCTCCTCTTCCGTTTTCCTTGTCACCTTCTTAACCTTCACAGGCAGATTCCCCTTAATCCAAAG GGATCAAGAGTATGAATATGTGTATACCGAggatgaagaagaggaagaagaagaaaatcaagaagGGTATTCTTGTGTTGATTCTAACGAGAGATTACAAGTCACTTGTGGCAAGGAGACTCATGTGTTTCTGCAGAATGATGAGGGGCATCAGAGGACTCATTCTTATTCGGAAGAATTCATAAGCCATGAGGAGAGCTTGAATGAAGAAGAGTCAGAAGAAAAGCATTATTCTGAAATGTTGTCTCTCCATAACTCACCACAAGTTTCTGACTTGGAAAATGAAGAGGTGGAAACGATTCAAGTAGACTTTCCAGAGAGAGATCCTGATTCTGTTCCAAATTCTGCCCAAGTTGAAAGAAGGACCACCTCTCCCATCAGCCTCAGCGcatacaaaagaaacaaaaaccgTGACG ACGATCATGTTAGcattgaaattattaaaaacaagaAAGTGCAAGAGACAAACCTTGCAAGGGATGAGAGATTCTTTGTTTTTGCTTCTACCCAATTGCAGAGTAAGAAGTTAATGATTGAAGAGAAGGATGATGAGTCCTCTAAATGGAAGAGCTCCATCATTGGCAGGGACTCTGATACTGAAGATGAGTTTTCTTGCTCATCAAGAAGTTGCCCCAAGTGGGAATCATACACATTGTTCCAAAAGTATGATGAAGAGATGGCAATCCTAGACAGAATTAGTGCACAGAAGCTTCATGAAACTG AGTCATTAAGGTCCATCCAAATGTCTCCAAGATCAATGTCTGAGCGTATTGTgtataagtttcaaaatatgaataaaaagcCCGCTGAGGCTGGTCACAACCCATATCATGAACTAGAGGCTGCATATGTTGCACAAATTTGTTTAACATGGGAAGCCCTTAGTTGGAACTACAAAAACTTTCGTTCCAAACACGCCTCACACCAGGATCATGATACCGGTTGTTCTGCCACCGTTGTGCAGCAATTCCAGCAATTTCAGGTTCTGTTACAGAGATACATTGAGAATGAGCCTTATGAGAATGGCAGGAGACCTGAGATCTTTGCTAGAATGAGGCTTTTGGCGCCAAAGTTACTCCTAGTGCCAGAATATCAAG ATTTAGAGGAGGATCAGAAGGATGGTGGTTTTCAATGCAAAATATCATCTGCTTCATTTCTAAAGATAATGGAGGACGGGATAAAGACATTCATGAATTTTCTGAAGAATGATAAAGAGAAGCCTTGTCAGATCCTTGCAGCCTACTTTAGGAGAAAACAAAGAGGCACAGTTGATCCAACACTACTCCGACTAATGAAGAAGGTTAATCAAAAG AAGAGGGTGAAGGTTAAGGATCTTAACCATGCAGGGAAATGCTTGAGGAAGAGAAAGTTAAAGGTGGAAAAGGATATGGATATTTTGATGGCACTCATAGACCTAAAAGTGGTGTCGAGGGTTTTAAGAATGAATGACTTGAGTGAAGAGCAGTTGCACTGGTGTGAGGAGAAGATGAGCAAAGTGAGAATCATGGAAGGGAAACTTCAAAGAGATTATTCCACCCCACTTTTCTTCCCCTCACATTGA